Proteins encoded by one window of Manduca sexta isolate Smith_Timp_Sample1 chromosome 12, JHU_Msex_v1.0, whole genome shotgun sequence:
- the LOC115440393 gene encoding dynein intermediate chain 3, ciliary-like, whose amino-acid sequence MPYMKSTYEYTKLRKNFGRQILFQALPAQMLDSINPNIEDQQQYILRNPVHRDVQATMPQSENETNTKQVVIHEQGINHTEGGWPREVHTYNEDHVLRHCRRVMHDDNYIHTVLSLAPIMEHYVDQNNAIEMYQNYFDDMTPQKPVEKYSVRVTNIFRDVLHRSINCIQWTNEKKPKLVVAYADKYSPESDILKSNDCYIWDINRQMSPLQELNLDQACWQLACSPVDPEVVIAGLENGTVNIFDIRESANAVSSSSVYNSHRSPVTALLYTHSRTHTEFFTGSLDGQCIWWDCRNLSQPLDRLTMSVRIASGEEPCFTNAEGVTSLDYDQGLPTKFLCGTESGLVINVNRMGRTHSEVLSSYWDAHCGPVRAVHRSHCTLRMFLTCGDWAVRIWSEEVRTAPIIVTKPYRQQVTDATWAPLRYSSYMVACADGIFYYWDFLRKYKDPLVTLKVSNSELKRITPHRKGELVAIGDNDGSLFLLSLSEYMIAPGKDDKQLMMKTYERETRREHFLDTRLKEIRLKARAEEITAEDTSLGEEVDEETETKKTEEEYFKIVNEELRQMESTTPSNLTII is encoded by the coding sequence ATGCCTTACATGAAATCAACTTACGAATACACCAAACTTAGAAAAAACTTTGGAAGGCAAATACTGTTTCAAGCATTACCGGCGCAAATGTTAGACTCTATCAATCCTAACATAGAAGATCAACAACAGTATATACTAAGGAATCCCGTTCACCGTGATGTTCAGGCCACAATGCCGCAATCAGAAAATGAAACGAATACAAAGCAAGTGGTAATTCACGAACAAGGCATTAACCACACCGAAGGTGGTTGGCCGCGCGAAGTTCATACGTACAACGAGGATCATGTACTGCGACACTGTCGTCGAGTCATGCATGATGATAATTACATACACACTGTATTGTCTCTCGCGCCCATAATGGAACATTATGTTGATCAAAATAATGCTATTGAAATGTACCAAAATTACTTCGACGACATGACGCCACAAAAACCTGTTGAAAAGTATAGTGTTAGGGTCACTAATATTTTTCGGGACGTATTACATCGAtcaataaattgtattcaatGGACAAACGAAAAGAAACCTAAGTTAGTAGTCGCTTATGCAGATAAGTATTCGCCAGAATCAGACATTTTAAAGTCAAACGATTGTTACATATGGGACATAAACCGGCAAATGTCCCCTCTACAAGAACTAAATCTTGATCAAGCTTGTTGGCAATTAGCATGTTCCCCTGTTGACCCCGAAGTAGTGATTGCAGGTCTGGAAAACGGTACCGTAAATATATTCGACATACGAGAATCCGCAAATGCTGTGTCTAGCAGTTCCGTTTATAATTCACACCGCAGTCCGGTCACAGCGCTACTTTACACTCACTCACGAACGCACACGGAATTCTTTACCGGTTCCCTTGATGGACAATGTATTTGGTGGGATTGTCGAAATCTCTCCCAACCATTGGACCGATTAACTATGTCTGTAAGAATAGCTAGTGGAGAAGAGCCTTGCTTTACTAATGCAGAAGGCGTTACTTCACTGGATTACGACCAAGGCCTACCGACAAAATTTCTTTGTGGAACTGAATCCGGACTTGTAATAAACGTAAATCGCATGGGTAGAACTCATTCTGAAGTTTTATCTTCATACTGGGACGCACATTGCGGCCCTGTACGGGCTGTACATCGCAGCCACTGTACCTTAAGAATGTTCCTTACTTGTGGTGATTGGGCAGTTCGAATCTGGAGCGAAGAAGTTCGTACCGCGCCAATAATAGTAACAAAACCGTATCGTCAACAAGTTACTGATGCCACCTGGGCACCACTACGATATTCAAGCTACATGGTCGCGTGTGCAGacggaatattttattactgggATTTTCTCCGAAAATATAAAGACCCATTAGTAACATTAAAGGTGTCGAATAGTGAATTAAAACGAATTACCCCACATCGTAAAGGCGAACTTGTTGCAATAGGCGATAATGATGGATCGTTGTTTCTTCTAAGTTTATCCGAATATATGATTGCTCCTGGAAAGGATGATAAACAACTTATGATGAAAACATATGAACGCGAAACTAGGCGGGAACATTTTTTGGACACTCGATTGAAAGAAATACGTTTGAAGGCCCGCGCTGAGGAAATAACAGCTGAGGATACATCGCTAGGTGAGGAAGTGGATGAAGAAACCGAGACAAAAAAAACAGAAGAGGAGTACTTTAAAATAGTAAATGAAGAATTACGTCAAATGGAAAGTACAACACCTAGCAATCTTACGATTATCTGa